TGGAGTCCTGCGATGAGGGTGGGTGTCGATATGGCCATATGACAACAAACTTATCTGAGGTCGTTAACAAAGTGTTGAAGGGTGCAAGAAACATGCCTATAACTGGATTGGTGCAATGCACATACGGGAGGATGGTGGATTACTTTGTTCAGAGAGGTCAGGCAGCAGCTCGTGAAAAGGCCGCTGGCCACATATTCTGTAAAAAGGTCATTGTAGCCATAGAAAAGAATGTTCTACTCGCAGGTGCTCATATCGTGCACACGTACAACATCGATAGGACAAGGTTTGAGGTGGAGGAAGGTTTTAACCTGCGCAGGCATCGCAATGGGTATGTCTGGTCTCTGCGGTTGGACAATAGAACATGCGAATGTGGGCGCTTTCAAACATTCAAGTATCCATGTGACCACGCAATTGCTGCATGTATGCATCAAAGTTTAGACTATTGGAGTTTGGTGGACCCTGTTTATACGCTCCAGAGCATATTGGATGCGTATCAGGGACAATGGTATCCCATTGGCAATGATCTGAACATGCCACCGAGGGAAGGGGATCGAATTGTTACAGATCCGTCCACCGCTAGGGCGATGGGTCGTCCTAGGTCAACTCGAATAAGAAATTAGATGGACTTGACGGAGCCTCAATCGAGTCGAAGATCTATTTCGCTACAGAgatagatgttgttcttgtgTGTGACAGATGTTCTTGTGTTTGAGGGTTGTTTTTATGTTTGGGTTGCTTGTGTTTGTTGATTTTGTGTTTGCGCCAATAATGTGGTGGAAGTACGCAACTGTTATGAGGTTGTATTAATTATGATGAACAGGATGAGAAATGAGTTTATGATTAAACTAATAATTTTCACTTCTAttcattaattaacaaaaacaatACAATAGATCAATGATGAGTTCGGTGGGATCCTGTTCCGCAATTAGGCCAAGGTGTGTCTCTCGCTACTCGATATGGCCTACCATCCTGTTCTGCTTCGTTCTCATGTTGGCTACTTTGGCCGTAAGAAAATCCATGTTGGATGTTGGGCTCATTGTCTCCTACTCCAGATGCTTGGTTCAAGTCAAACACAAAGCTAGCCTGTGCATGGCTAATCTCATCTGGGTTTGCAACATTCCAGAATGATGGTCGGGGGCCCAACACTTCAGAAGCT
This portion of the Lotus japonicus ecotype B-129 chromosome 3, LjGifu_v1.2 genome encodes:
- the LOC130743811 gene encoding uncharacterized protein LOC130743811 yields the protein MTTNLSEVVNKVLKGARNMPITGLVQCTYGRMVDYFVQRGQAAAREKAAGHIFCKKVIVAIEKNVLLAGAHIVHTYNIDRTRFEVEEGFNLRRHRNGYVWSLRLDNRTCECGRFQTFKYPCDHAIAACMHQSLDYWSLVDPVYTLQSILDAYQGQWYPIGNDLNMPPREGDRIVTDPSTARAMGRPRSTRIRN